One segment of Candidatus Methylomirabilis sp. DNA contains the following:
- a CDS encoding ATP-binding protein: MDQSRGEAQGEAGLRRERDALARELSALRAYYEDLLASLQDGVVVVDADLLVLAVNPAAEELLGRSATSAVGRALPAVQGAGSLLPALAARALETGRAHAEHGAPLMRPDGEQVWVSAVASLLADAGGKPRGCVLTLRDLTRIRDLEEQLRQADRMAALGALAAGLSHEIRNPLMGVRATAQLLASDPALPLTFREHSRIILREVDRLNALVEGILGFARPRPVRLLPCNLNQVLEEVLALEEGGLTERGVRVRRLYDPQIPPVQGDAAQLHQVFLNLIRNGAEAMPAGGELILRTSYERKSPRCRGVSVAVAEVVDQGPGLSPEASTHLFEPFFTTKEKGTGLGLAICQRIVQEHRGVIELHGGAAEGTCFAVLLPLAGEHA, encoded by the coding sequence ATGGACCAGTCGCGGGGTGAAGCGCAGGGGGAGGCCGGGCTGCGCCGGGAGCGGGACGCCCTCGCCCGAGAACTTTCGGCGCTCCGGGCCTACTATGAGGACCTCCTGGCCAGCCTCCAGGACGGGGTGGTGGTCGTGGACGCGGATCTGCTGGTCTTGGCCGTGAACCCTGCGGCCGAGGAGTTGCTCGGCCGCTCCGCAACCTCCGCCGTGGGCCGGGCGCTCCCGGCCGTCCAGGGGGCCGGGTCGCTCCTCCCCGCCCTGGCGGCCCGGGCGCTCGAGACGGGCCGGGCCCACGCGGAGCATGGGGCCCCCCTGATGCGACCCGACGGGGAACAGGTCTGGGTGAGCGCGGTGGCCTCGCTTCTGGCCGACGCCGGCGGAAAGCCCCGCGGCTGCGTCCTGACTCTGCGGGACCTCACCCGGATCCGGGACCTCGAGGAGCAGCTGCGCCAGGCTGACCGGATGGCCGCCCTGGGCGCGCTGGCCGCCGGCCTCTCCCACGAGATCCGCAACCCCTTGATGGGTGTCCGGGCCACCGCGCAGCTCCTCGCGAGCGATCCGGCCCTGCCGCTGACCTTCCGGGAGCACAGCCGGATCATCCTCCGGGAGGTGGACCGCCTGAATGCCCTGGTGGAGGGGATCCTGGGGTTCGCCCGGCCCCGTCCGGTCCGCCTGCTCCCCTGCAACCTGAACCAGGTCCTCGAGGAAGTGCTGGCCCTGGAGGAGGGGGGGCTCACGGAGCGGGGAGTCCGCGTCCGGCGGCTGTACGACCCCCAGATCCCGCCCGTGCAGGGGGACGCGGCCCAGCTCCACCAAGTCTTCCTGAACCTCATCCGGAACGGGGCCGAGGCGATGCCGGCGGGCGGGGAGCTGATCCTCCGCACGAGCTACGAGCGCAAGTCCCCCCGGTGCCGGGGCGTCTCGGTCGCCGTGGCGGAGGTGGTGGATCAGGGGCCCGGCCTGAGCCCGGAGGCCTCCACCCACCTGTTCGAGCCGTTCTTCACCACCAAGGAGAAGGGAACGGGCCTGGGGCTGGCCATCTGCCAGCGCATCGTCCAGGAGCACCGAGGGGTGATCGAGCTGCACGGCGGGGCGGCGGAGGGGACCTGCTTCGCGGTTCTCCTCCCGTTGGCCGGGGAGCACGCGTGA